The Brachypodium distachyon strain Bd21 chromosome 4, Brachypodium_distachyon_v3.0, whole genome shotgun sequence nucleotide sequence ttttcttttttctttctagcaTGCAATATATAAGATCAAAATGGTAAATGCAGGGCAATCACTCCCTGGTGCCTCTTTTGTTCAAATGGGTTATACTCTTCCAAATTTTCATAGACATTATTTCTTTGCCCTGGgctaaataaataaataatcatTGGGACAATGTACAATTATCAAACCGTGTTAAGTTCTATCAAATTATGTTAGAATCCGTCTATTTATGTCTGATTTGCTTTCGCCACTTGATAGATTTAATGATTGATGGTTAAAGTTGTCCGCTCAATCAGTAACCACGTCAGGTGGGTCTAGCCTGTCAGCTTGAGGAAATAACTGACTAGACAACTTCAACCAGCAATCATTAAATCTACCGGGACCACGTCATCTAGCCTGTCAGTCAGGAGACAACACACTAGAGGACCCCGGGCGAGATCCAGTAGGAAGGACGGAATAAAGGCGAGGAGAAAAAGAGCGCGGGAGCGTTTGTTTGGCCAGAATACTAGAGTTTGAATGTCTCACCTTAGATGTGGCTTAAGACATTTACAACGGGGCGATGTTAGTCTTCGCGTAACAATGCCACGTAGAATAATTGTTGATGTAAAAGATataaaaatgtaaaaaaaaagacatgagTCTTCTCTTAAACCAAGAGATGATATGTTCACAAAAACAATAAAGCAATTTTTCCcaattgtactagatttcaatttttttagttaattttatttaattaaacattaattataaaacaaaatactactccctccgtcctctaattcttgtcgaaacattacattatctagacatttttcaGGAATAGacacatccatttttaggcaaatttgagataagaattatgaaacggagcgAGCAAGAGATAACCTACTCCGTAATGTGCAACATATTTTCTTGTCTTTTCTCATGATCAAAGATGCTCTCGTTGGCCATTGTAGTACATGTGACTGGCGGCTAATATCGATGATTATATATGCCCCCTAGTGGCTAGTAAAATACATACACTCAGCTGTACTATATGTTTAGTTTTTGTTTCGCAACAACTATAGTAGCAGCCAGGAAGCCAGAAGGCACACATGTTCCTGGAGATGTGAAACGTGTGTAGAAATACAAAATTCGCAAGAAGTATCAGCAGCGAATCTTCTCTCTTCCTCATCCTCCACACACTGAGGCAACACCACGCTCCGCTCCCGCTACACAACCACAATCCGAAGACGAAGACAACACCACCGCACAAACGCGCATCCGAggcctctccctccctcccccctaTTTAACGCCATCTAcccctccttcttcctcctacCCTCGGCTCGCGTCCCAACACCGGCCCAACCCTCACGcatcgcccgccgccgccgactcgccggagaagagagtgtgtgtgagagagagggCCGTCGGATCCGTTAGCGGAAGTCCCAAGCCGGAGCCTTTTCCGTCCTCCCAAACCCTTTTGGGGGCCGTCGGAGTTGAAAGTCATCACGGCTATCGTTGCAGCCCTCCGGCGCGGCCACGCTGCTGCGCAGGTGGAGACCACCGCCACCATCGCTTCCTCCAGCCCCTCCCcgcacggcggccgcggggcCCTCCCGTccgccggcggcagcccctccgacctcctcttcctcgccggcggagGTCGCCTCTGAGCACGCCCGCTAACCTAATCCCCCGCCCTAACACATCAACATCCACCGTCTCATCCGCTGACTGATCTGCTGATTCATTAGCTGACTGAATAATCCCCAACCCGAGatacagagagagagaaacagagggagtccGACGAGAAGCCTTCCGTCGTCGATGGAGATGAAGCTCACGATCAAGAGGGTGCCCACCATCGTGTCCAACTaccaggaggaggccgccgccgagcggCCCCGCGGAGGCTGCGGGAAGAACTGCCTCGGGGATTGCTGCTTGCCTGGTGACCcctcctttcttttccttcccaGATGCGAATCAGATTCCTCCGTTCATGGTCATAGATTATGTTTATTTTGTCCCCTGCGAATTTTCTCTGCTCTTTTAGTAGATGCTTACGGAATACGCAAATTTGGTGCCAATTTATGTATGTGAAGCTTTGTTTCATGGTGATTTTGTGGGAAAATGAAATCTCTTCGTTTTCCAAGGAAGCTGGGATGGGATCTTTACATCTAAACAATTGCTTTAGCCACTTGTAGTAAGGATATTCTTCTTAAAAGAATTTCACTATTTTACTCCGGTTATAGAACTGTCACCCTGGGTGGTTTTCTGTTTGACCAGATGTAGTTTGTTTTCTCGAGCTCGGTAGATAAAAATAGGAGCTGCAGGTTCCGCTTGCATGTTTGCGGATTTTAGGGGATTGTgcagggtggtggtggtggtgggggggggggtattATATTGAACTTCTATTATTTGTCAGCTGCAGAATCAAAGTTGATTTTTTATTGGTAAAGATTAACATTTGGTTGCATTTTCTGAGCAGTTTCCGAGCTTCCGGTCTATGCTTTCAAGGCAAATCCAACAAAGCTGCCTGCTTCACAGGAGCATGCTGTTCCCAGTAATGTCTTCATCGATCTCCTCCTTGGCCAGGTAAATACAAGCTTATCATTAGTAATCTTGCTCATGACAAGAGAAGTTTGAAGAGTAAATAAATCGTTTGGTTAGGAGAGGTGCTGAGATAGTTAGTGAAGGTATCTGCCATGTGTAGTAAGATTGATTGGCTAAGTTCTGGATACACCTAAACTATGCTCGAGCAGTAACAACTGCTTACATATGACTAGTAAGCTGCATATGAGTTGTTACACTGAAGAGTAATATTGTTCTATAAGCAGCTTGTTGTAACTGTTttgtcaaaaaacaaaattatttaACTGTGAACATCCAACATGCATGCGTAACCGTATATTCACTTGTTACATTTGTTTCCATGCTGTTAGACCATTCTTCAAAGTCACATATCTGTATTTTTGTCTCAACTTCTTTATTAATATTTGCGCGGAAGCTTTTGTcggttttgaaaaaaaagtcatATATTTATGAGTTATTACTCCTGTAATGAAGATGCTACTGTTTATCTAGCTGGCAGATATCTGCCAAATATCATCTATGGTGAGATATTACGTAAGCAAGTAACTTATAACCATAACTAAAAATCCAAAAGTAGTAAGCCAATAAGCAGATTTAGCTTTCGCGAGTTCGCCAGCCTCCTTCCAGAAGGTGTCTGATTGGTGGGATGGTCTTGCTTACCACCCCGCAGCAAAGGACCTTAGGTGTTTGTAGGAGCATCTGTCTATTACACATGTTGTGGAATGTCTGGAAGGAGTGGAACCGCCACATCTTTTCTGGCGCTTCTTGAGGTGGCCTTTGAGGACATCAGGCAGCGGGGTCTACGTGGGTTCAGTGCTACCCTTGTTTGGGGCGTAGTCTGTTTTTGCTTTCTAGGGGTTCAGGCTTGTTCCCTAAAAACATCCAATTTCTGtaatcttcttctctttccacACTCCTAAATGCCAATTTGAGTTTTGCTAGTGCACTGCAATCTTAGtaaatttaatattttgtttcgtaTGTTGCAGTGGGAGGACAGGATGACCCAAGGCTTATTCCGTTATGACGTCACTGCATGCGAGACCAAGGTGATCCCTGGCAACCTTGGGTTTGTTGCTCAACTAAATGAAGGGCGCCACCTCAAGAAGCGCCCTACAGAGTTCCGTGTGGATCGTGTGCTTCAACCGTTTGATGCTGCCAAGTTCAATTTCACCAAAGTGGGCCAGGAGGAGGTGCTCTTCCAATTTGAgaatggtggtggtgatgacagCTACTTCCTGAAGAGCGCCCCGACCACTGTTGCTGATCGTGCTCCCAACGTTGTTGCAATAAATGTACATCCCAGTCACTCTGCCAATCTATGTAATTCCCAACTTCTGTATTCTTGATTCTAACACCTCTTTTGAACGATTTGCAGGTGAGCCCAATTGAATACGGCCATGTTCTTCTCATTCCACGTGTTCTGGACCGCCTGCCTCAGAGGATTGACCAAGAGAGCCTCTTGCTTGCACTGCACATGGCGGCTGAGGCTGCTAGCCCATATTTCAGGCTTGGTTACAATAGTTTGGGTGCCTTCGCAACCATCAACCACCTCCATTTCCAGGTATATTGTACTTCAGATTGCATCTTAGTTTACTTTTCACAAATATATCCAATTGAATAGCAGTATCCTGAACTTTCTGGACAATAGTATGGCCTTACTCTATTCACTTGTACTCTTGAGATAAATCACAAATCATCCAGCATGCACAATTTGAAGTTTTGGGAGACATCAATTTTGTAATTGTCATAGCGACATCGAACTTTGTGGATTTGGGGAGCAAAAAGAAAGATCATATGCAAATTTTAGTTTCCTTGCTTGAGGAATATGGTTACAATACACTATACGTTGGAGTTGTAATTTCTTGAGATGAAAATTATCGTTACCACACATATGTATTTGGTCTGAACAAATTAGCTGAGAAGGCATACTAATGCACATGTCGATTCTTCTCTCCGCAGGCGTACTACTTGACTGTGCCTTTCCCTGTCGAGAAGGCAGCTACACAGAGGATTCCCCTTGCTGATGACGGGATGAAGAGTGGAGTGAAGGTTTCCAAGCTGATGAACTACCCTGTGAGAGGACTGGTTTTTGAGGGAGGCAACACCCTGAATGATCTGGCCGATGTGGTTTCGGGTGCTTGCATTTGGCTGCAGGAAAACAATGTGCCTTACAATGTGCTCATTTCTGACTGTGGCAGGAaggtcttcctcttcccccaGGTAAAATATACATGATTGCATACTTTTCTCATTCCTGACTGAATTGTTACGGCTCATATATTTAACTGGAGTTTAGCtctagcaaataatcaaaagGTAGTTCTATCCTGCAATATTGATGTGGAATAGTTAATTTGTAATGCTTCAAGTGATTCTGGTGAACCTTTGCTAGTTAGTTCCTTCAGAGAAGTGATTCTGGTGTCATATACAGTAGACATGATATGTACAATGCAGTAAATTATTTGGCGGTACTGCGAAATTTCTTTCTGATGCTTAACAAACCAATTCAATTTCCAAAATGCAGTGTTACGCTGAGAAGCAGGCTCTGGGCGAAGTGAGCCAGGAACTGCTGGACACACAGGTGAACCCTGCCGTTTGGGAGATCAGCGGCCACATTGTACTGAAACGGAGGGACGATTATGAGGAGGCATCAGAAGCTTCGGCATGGCGGCTCCTTGCCGAGGTCTCTCTATCGGAGTCACGCTTCGAGGAAGTGAAGGCCTACATCTTCGATGCCGCTGGTCTGGTCCAGTccctggcggaggaggaaacAGGTGAAGCTGACGATGCCATCTACACGCCTGTGACCGTCGCCCCTCAAGCTGTCACAGAGGGCTGCCTCGTCCTCCAGTGAGGCGATGAGCCTGTCTTCATCCGTGTTGCCTTCATCTATGTTCTCGTCTATCACAGTCGGTCCCTGGTGGCCTATCTATCTTGGCCGTAGTCATGGTTGCTGGTCTTTAAATAAAAGATCCATGTGATCGAACTGCTTGCTGTATTGCGCATTGCTACTTGCTCTGTTTCTCTCCCAATCTCCCATGGAAGACTGGTATTCAGTACTCTGCAGATATTTAGCAGAGAACTATGTGTACTTGTGTCTGTTATGTAGCACTGAAATAATATGATGAACATTGTTAGTACTTGCTTATCTGACTCCATCCTGACCGAAATCCTTGGGACTAAATGCTGCTGAACAGGGAGGACTTGTGGTTTGAAAGGTTGAGAATCTTGAATAACTCGGTTAATTTCAGAGTCTGAGAGATGCTCCCCAATTTTCAAATGGACTCCATCAGCTTCATGGTTTCAGATATTTCAGACTTGTGTTAGTTTTGTCAGATATTAGGGTGGCTGATTACTTGATTGGGGCTTACTGAACCCCAAGCTCTTCTGTACACAGTTTGGTGAGAAGCTCGCGGTCACCATTGTGAATGGCCGAAGAAATAGCTTGCCATGACCACTCATGCTTTCCACAGCccaaagaggaagaagaagaaaaactaatCCTCCATGCTTTTCAAAGCCTCAAAAGGTCAAATCTCTAGCCCTTTTACTGTGAACGCTTGCATGAAAAATGTATCTATTGATCTTTTCAGCAAATGTACACCTCGAATCACTAATCCTGAATCCATAGGATAGTTACCTCTGTTGATAGTCGGCACCTCAAATACATGTTGATATCATGAAAGGAAAtcatgattaattaattaccactCGTGACAATTTCGGAGGTCTTCATGTGAAGTTACAATCATCTagacatttttattttcatccCTTCCGATTTGGATTCATGCCAGGTATGTGCCGCGACAATATCAACCGAAAGAGTTTACTCGGTCACGAACATTGTAAACGAATACTTCCTTCTTTTCACAAAGGATGGCGTATTTTGTtacgttaagacaaggctttaaCCGACGAAAACTCTATTGCTATGTGTTCTTTCATACATGAAagttatatcaatggattcgtctttaaagttcttgctaatgatcgtATCATATAGCTtacatactactccctccgatcctaaattgttgtcgaaatatattacatgtatttagacgctttttaagaatagatacatccatatttggacaaatttgagtcaagaatttaggatccgAGGAAgtaatagagtaattcttgatcaaagacttgtcttaacgaaacaaaatacgccaacctttgtgaaatggagggagtaaaagatTAAAAAGTGTTTCTCATCTCCCTTGACATAGTTGGCAGAGAGTTATATTGAACACAAACCCAATGGTATCAATTTATAGTGATCTGGCCCACGTGAAAAAGAATAGCCAAATTACGCATATATTTGCAACAAAGATTAAGAGATTTGAGTCGACAAAGAACAAGCACTGATCTGCACTATTTCACATGTTAGTTAACAAATAAATTCTATGTATTGGCAACAATAAATTCTATCTCACTGTGGagtacatgcttatttttgCTGCCGCCAGAAAAGTTTGGTTCAAGCACGAGCTCACTATATAACACATTTCTTCCCACACTCCCTCCTCAGTCCTCATACTCATAGTTGAAGTCGCTTCCTCCATACCCACATGCCATCAACCCAAACCCCGACTACTGCTCGTAATACCGGACTTCATTCTTGAAGGCTAAGGCCCATTGCTGGCCGCTAGTCATCCAAAGTCTAAGGTCGGTGTCCTAGCTAGCGAACCCTGAACCTAGCTCGAAAATGCAAGCCGGAACCTCACCGGACTACAACGATGATGATGGACGGAGCATGAATCGTGTGGTGGATGTTGAGGTGAATATCAAAACCTTAGTGGTATTCTTTTTCGAAGTTGCAAAATATTAGTATCTGGTGACTTACTGAAGCGTATGAAGTTTCTTTGAACAACCATACATCTGTGAAAAGTGTGCATACTAATATAAAACTTCTCAAAACTATATTCGCAGACTATACTGTAGGTATGTACAACACATGACACATCACATACATATATGTTCATATACTTCTTTGATAGTCCGATTTCATACATATTGTTATAACCTGAGTTCATCAAAGGAGTTGCTTTAGATGATCATACAAACACAAACATGCTTTCATATTCACGTCTTAGGTACAATATTCATAATAAACTTTTAGTCAGTAATAGAAGATAGAGAATTTTTGGTTCATGGACTCCTGCCAATTAAGTTGATGATTGATCTCATCATTATAAACACGTATTTATTTCTCTTCACGTTAGTCCGTGCGTTTCATACGACACCACATATCTCCATCACTATATTTAGGTTCAAACATAGTTTAAGTAGATGAATGATCTCACATGTGCAAATACTTCCTCTTTAGTTGAAAGAACTTCTTAAATTGGTAGTTTTGTGTTTATGCTCATATTCACACCATATATCCTAATTCCCAAATTTCTATACTAAATTAAAACCCATGTGCATGCCTATTAAAAGTGTGAAACTTGGTCACATGTGTAGAACAATTCCATATATATAAAAAGACAGAAAATCCATTGAAAGGTAATTAAAATGCCAGGACGGCTAAGACTATATATAAATAGCCATAGATGTTTCACAAATTCATAACatcaaaaggaaaacattAATTTAGCTCGAACATAACAACATCATTATATTGATTTCCAACATTTCCTATCTTCCAAAATTTCCATGGAGGTGGTGGAAGTCTTCATTGTTGGAGCAGGTCCCTCTGGCCTAGCCACGGCAGCATGCCTCAACAAATTCTCCATACCATATGTCATTGTCGAGCGTGAAGATTGTATTGCATCGTTGTGGCACAAACATACATATGACCGGCTCAAGCTCCACATCGCAAAAGAGTTCTGTGAACTACCGCACATGTCATATCCAGACGATGCACCAACCTACATTCCCAAAGACCAGTTTATGAGATATGTGGATGACTATGTTGAGCACTTTAATATTGTCCCAACGTTCAACGCTTCTACTGAGTCATGCATGTATGACGAGGAAAAGAAATATTGGGCTATCTCAGCACATGACAAAGTGAACAACAAGATGCTTGAGTATGCAGCTAAGTTCTTAGTTGTAGCAACAGGAGAAAATAGTGCGAGTAATATTCCGGAGATCATTGGGCTACCAAGCTTCCCTGGTGAAACTATGCACTCATCGAGTTATAAATCAGGAAATGATTATGCTGGGAAAAGTGTGCTTGTTGTTGGATCTGGAAACTCTGGATTTGAGATTGCTTATGACCTTGCGGTCCATGGAGCTAAAACCTCCATCATCATCCGTAATCCAGTATGTACTTCTACAACGCCATAactattatatattttttgtttatttttgctaCTTGGGAGAAAGCTcatgatatatttttgttaaCTTGTTCTTACCTGGGTAATAATGAagatgcatgtgatgaaaaaGGAGATGATCCACTTAGGGATGGTACTAGCAAAGTGGCACATTCCGCTAAAATTTGTAGATTTCGTTCTTATCGTCCTTGCGTATTTCTTGTTCGGTGATCTATCAAAGTATGGGATTGTGAGGCCTTTTCTGGGACCACTCCTTCTAAAAGCAAAAACCGGTCGTTCTGCTGTTATAGATGTTGGCACCACTGAGCTAATTAAGAAAGGGGATATAAAGGTCAGAGAACAGTCATGACACAAACTACTATATATGCATACCACATGTTGAAAGTGATAAGATTGATTAATCATAATATGGCAGGTACTTGACTCAATTTCTCGCATCCGAGGAAAGCTCATAGAGTTCAAGGATGGGAAGAAAAGATACTATGATACCATTGTGTTCGCCACAGGATACAAAAGTACCGTAAATATGTGGCTCAAGGTATATAACCCTCTCTTCAATTTAATTAGAATTGaaacaattatttttatttttaagagGATTTTGAAGTATAACAAATCTAATAATGGAGCAAAATTAATctgggctagctagctttaaAAGGAAGCGCGATTCAAGTcataactaaaaaaaaaatctccaaatCTTACTTCAAACATTGTATCATATTCCTGTTTCTGTGGAATTattctaaattttttattGATAAATATAATGCAGAGCGATGTAAGCATGATAAATAGTGATGGCATGCCCAAAAATGACTTTCCAAACCATTGGAAAGGTGCAAATGGACTCTACTGCGTCGGGTTAGCAAGGAGGGGACTGGCTGGTATTGCAAACGATGCCGGTGTTGTTGCTAATGACATCCATGATGTCATAGAAATGGTCAGGGATGAAGTCAAGATTCAACTATAATATAGAAGAATTTGATCATGGAGGCGGCAAACCTCTTACAAAATAActaaatttgatgaattctATGTGGATTTAGCTAATTTCCTAAGGGACGTGGAATTGGTTGGGAGGGGCGAGTGCCCCTCCTTAGATCAGTCCCTGGATATGGTGCCCTTTAATTAGCTAGTTTCTCTCAGATGAGTTCATCGCTCTTTCTTATACCATTTTTTCCTCTAAATAATGTTGTATGGAAATACGACAAGTTTCTTTCATTGAATTTGTCAGTGTTCGTTTGATGTGTTGGAGTTTTCTAAAAGGTTGATGTAATAATGATATGTTTGTTTTGTAAGAAGAATAATGATATGTTTTGAAGTACTATTTTGTCGGGCTTCTGTTATGATATTTATCACTGTCATTACATCCTTGTCATGCTGACTGTGCTTGTTAAATCACATGTCATGATTTCAACATTGGTAGTTGCGTTAAATGGTTTCTGCTAGCATATTGGCAAGAAATTATGTACAGGTAAAATCTAGAGATTCATCACAACATTGCTTATAAGACGTAGTAAAGAAGGAAAAATTACATGACAACAGAGCTTCCATAGTCGATAAACTCTCGCCGGACTTATTTCCATCTAGTGATCGGCATCTTATTTGAAGTGTTTTTCCATGCTTATTTGCATTGTTTGATATTGAATTCATCCAATTTGGTGTACATTTGCATTGATTAAAAATACTAAACCGGCAAAAGAAGTACTTTACAGCAGATGCTATCTTTTTGCATTTCAATGCGACAAGGCACTtattcttcaattcctggggTTTGCGTGAGGAATCAAACAAGTACATTAGCTTTGCAAGGACCTTGTTGGCATCGACTTTGCACCAAAAGTACTCAGattgaagaaagaagaagaaaagagagaataaGAGAAGGACCGAACAGTAAAAAAGACAGTCACGTGGCCACCGACTCCTCTCCATCGTCCCACAAAAAGCAGCACCTCTCCATTAGATGCTTCGTTCTGGCTTTGGATCCAAGAAAAGGGGAGA carries:
- the LOC100842186 gene encoding GDP-L-galactose phosphorylase 2, which codes for MEMKLTIKRVPTIVSNYQEEAAAERPRGGCGKNCLGDCCLPVSELPVYAFKANPTKLPASQEHAVPSNVFIDLLLGQWEDRMTQGLFRYDVTACETKVIPGNLGFVAQLNEGRHLKKRPTEFRVDRVLQPFDAAKFNFTKVGQEEVLFQFENGGGDDSYFLKSAPTTVADRAPNVVAINVSPIEYGHVLLIPRVLDRLPQRIDQESLLLALHMAAEAASPYFRLGYNSLGAFATINHLHFQAYYLTVPFPVEKAATQRIPLADDGMKSGVKVSKLMNYPVRGLVFEGGNTLNDLADVVSGACIWLQENNVPYNVLISDCGRKVFLFPQCYAEKQALGEVSQELLDTQVNPAVWEISGHIVLKRRDDYEEASEASAWRLLAEVSLSESRFEEVKAYIFDAAGLVQSLAEEETGEADDAIYTPVTVAPQAVTEGCLVLQ
- the LOC100835457 gene encoding probable indole-3-pyruvate monooxygenase YUCCA10 encodes the protein MEVVEVFIVGAGPSGLATAACLNKFSIPYVIVEREDCIASLWHKHTYDRLKLHIAKEFCELPHMSYPDDAPTYIPKDQFMRYVDDYVEHFNIVPTFNASTESCMYDEEKKYWAISAHDKVNNKMLEYAAKFLVVATGENSASNIPEIIGLPSFPGETMHSSSYKSGNDYAGKSVLVVGSGNSGFEIAYDLAVHGAKTSIIIRNPMHVMKKEMIHLGMVLAKWHIPLKFVDFVLIVLAYFLFGDLSKYGIVRPFLGPLLLKAKTGRSAVIDVGTTELIKKGDIKVLDSISRIRGKLIEFKDGKKRYYDTIVFATGYKSTVNMWLKSDVSMINSDGMPKNDFPNHWKGANGLYCVGLARRGLAGIANDAGVVANDIHDVIEMVRDEVKIQL